The DNA segment CCCGCGCGGCCATCAGGTCCGAAATCCAAGCACGCGCGGTCATGAAACCGCCCGCAAAGCCCCTGATTGATCAGCTTGTCGGGGGTACCCGCAACTTCCAGCACATCGCCAAAAGGCGCGAACGCGTCTGCGGTCAGGGGGCTGGCGGTCAGGGTTTGCATCACGTCTGGCTCCGATACTTGTGGCGGCGTGGAATTGAGTATTTTCAGCAAGAAAATGCGATCAGGGCAGGATTTCCTTCAGTCGCAATTCGGCAATGCGTTCGACTTGTCGGCAGGCCTTGGCGAATTCGGTTTCTGTGTCATTGGCAAGGCGGGTCTCAAAAGCGCTGAGGATGGTGGCCTTGGTGTTGTCGCGCACGGCGATGATGAAGGGAAAGCCGTGCTTGTCGACATAGGCGGTGTTCAGGTTTTGGAAGTGGATGCGTTCGTCATCAGTGAGCGCGTCCAGCCCTGCGCTGGCTTGTTCCTGCGTTGATTCGGCGGTCAGGCGTTTCGCGGCGGCCAGTTTTCCGGCCAGATCGGGGTGGGCGCGCAAGACGGCCATGCGTGCATCGCGTGGTGCCGAACGGAACGCACGCGCCATCGCATTGGCAAGCCCAATGGCACTGTCATGTGCGGGCCCAAGCTCAAGATCATAGGCGCGTTCGGCGACCCATGCGGAATGCTCATAGATGCCACCGAAACGCGCGATGAAATCAGGTTTGTCCATCTGGCTGGGGCGGGTGCGGCGCTGGTGAGGATGGGTCTTGGCCCAGTGCTGCGCGATGTCGATCCGGCGCGCGAACCAGACGCCTTCATGCGCCAGCGCATGATCGAGAAAGCGCATCAGCCCCGCGATCTTGCCCGGACGCCCGATCAGACGGCAATGCAGCCCGATGGACAACATCTTGGGCGCGCCCGCCTCGCCTTCGGCATAGAGCACATCGAACGCATCCTTGAGATAGCTTTCAAAATCTGCACCCGTCACCCATCCGGGGGAGGTGGCGAAGCGCATGTCATTGGCTTCCAGCGTGTAGGGCAGGATCATCTGGTCACGCGGGCCAAACTCCATCCAATGCGGCAGGTCATCGTCATATGTGTCTGAAATCCAGTCAAATTGTCCCGTCTCTGCCGCCAACCGGACGGTGTTAATTGACGCGCGCCCCGTATACCAGCCGAGCGGGGGGGTACCCACAACCTCTGTGTGCAGGCGGATTGCTTCTGCGATGGCGGCGCGCTCTTCCTCTTCGGGCATGTCGCGGTGCTCGACCCATTTCAGGCCGTGGCTGGCGATTTCCCACTCGGCCGCTTTCATCGCAGCGACCTGTTCGGGGTTACGGGCCAGCGCTGAGGCGACGCCGTAGATCGTAACCGGAAGTTTGCGCGCAGTGAACAGCCGGTGCAGCCGCCAGAACCCCGCCCGCGCCCCGTAGTCATAGATCGATTCCATGTTCCAGTGGCGCTGTCCGGGCCAGGGTGCGGCGCCCGGAATGTCAGACAGGAACCCCTCGGAGGCCGCATCACCATGCAGCAGGCAGTTCTCGCCCCCCTCTTCATAATTCAGCACCAGCGAGATGGCGAGTTTCGCGCCATTGGGCCATTGGGCATCGGGCGGTGTTGCGCCATGGCCAGTCAGGTTGCGGGGGTAGCGTTGCACAAGGGGCCTCCGGATCTTCAGGTTGATTATGTGATAAAGCAGAATAATCATTTCCGCTTTCTGTCAATTTTTGAAAGACCTCAAGGCGTGGGCAGATGCAAGGGGCTGGTATGTCAGCGCATTGCGCTGCAAGATCAGGCAGATTGCATCTTGAAAGGGATCACCATGGCCGGATTTCTGACCACTCATGTTCTGGACACAGCGCGCGGCCTGCCAGCGGCGGGCATGACGATAACTTTGTTTCGGTTGGACGGGGATGCGCGTGTGGAACTGGCACAACATATCACCAATGCCGATGGACGTACCGACAGCCCGATACTGCCGCAAGGCGCATTCTCGACAGGGCAGTATGAGTTGCTGTTTGCTGCTGGGGAATACCTGTGCGCGACAGGGCAGGCAGGGGCGGACCCACTGTTTCTGGACGAAATCCCGATCCGCTTCGGCATCAGCGACCCAGACAGCCACTACCATGTGCCCCTTTTGCTGTCACCTTTCAGCTTTTCAACCTATCGCGGCAGCTGAGCGCAGCGCGCCTCTGCCTCCGACAAGGCAGTTTTGATGCGCAGGGCAATGAAATCGGTGAAAATCGTGACCTTCGGGTCGCGCAACCGCCTGTGCGGGGTGAGCGAGGCCAGTGTGACCGGCAACGGCGGGCTTGCTGTGGCAACTGGAACAAGCGCGCCGCTGAGCAAATGTTCCACCACCTCGAAAACCGGTTTCAGAATGATCCCGCGCCCCGCCAGCGCCCAGCTTGTCAGCACATCCCCATCATCCGATTCAAAGGGTCCGGTAATCTTGAACCGCTGCGGACCGTCTGCTGTCTGCAAGCGCCACTGAAATTCACGCGCGCCAGGAAAGCGCAGGTTCAGGCAATCGTGGCGCTCGCGCACAAGGGCCGCGCCGTCCTCGGGCATGCCGCGCCGCGCAATATAGGCAGGAGCGGCACATAGGATACGCGGGCATTCTGCAATGACCCGCATCTTGAGCGCGGAATCTTCCAGTGGTCCAAGGTGAAAAGCGACATCCAGCCCCTCTGCGGTCACATCAATGCTGCGATCCGACAGGCGCAGGCGCAACTCAATCTCGGGGTTTTCATCCTTGAAAATGGGAACATGCGGGGCAATCAGCCGTCGCCCAATGCCAAGGGGTGCCGCCACAAACAGCACGCCACGTGGCTGCGCTGTGGCGTGGGTCAGCGCCGCTTCCGCCTCGGATACGGCTTCGAGGATCTTTAGCGCGCCCTCATAGAATAACTGCCCGTTCGAGGTCGGCTTGAGCGAACGTGTGGTGCGGTTGAACAAGCGCACGCCCAGATGCTTCTCCAACTCGGCCATCCGCGCCGAGGCCACCGCAGGAGAGGTGCGCTGATCGCGTGCAGCCGCCGACATGCTGCCCAATTCATAGACACGCACGAACATTCTGACATTGCTGAGATAGGCCATGATGATTTTCAGGATGAAATTGAAAGTGCTGGGTGTTTTCATGGATTAACAGAAAGTGGCGCGCCGGTATAGGGTGACCCAACACGCGAGATGGAAAGGGTGAACAAAATGCTGGAACTGGCTGTCTGGGGGGCATGGGCGGAATTCGCCATACGCTGGCTGCATGTGGTGACAGCGATCGCCTGGATCGGGTCCAGCTTTTACTTCATTGCGCTTGATCTGGGACTGCGCAAATCGCCGGACTTGCCCAAAGGCGCATATGGGGAGGAATGGCAGGTCCATGGCGGCGGCTTCTACCATATCCAGAAATATCTGGTCGCGCCTGACCGCTTGCCAGAGCATCTGATCTGGCACAAATGGCAAAGTTATGTGACATGGTTGTCGGGTTTTGCCCTGTTAGCGCTGGTCTATTATGTCGGCGCAGAGTTTTATCTGATTGACGCGGAAACGATGGACCTTGCCGTGTGGCAGGCCATCACGATTTCCATCGCGTCCCTTGCGCTGGGTTGGGTTATCTATGATCGCCTGTGCAAATCCCGCTTTGGCGAAGACAATACCCGCCTGATGATGCTCTTGTTTGTGCTGCTGGTAATCATGTCTTGGGGCTATACGCAGGTGTTTACAGGGCGCGCAGCCCTGCTGCATCTGGGCGCTTTCACCGCCACGATCATGTCGGCCAATGTGTTCATGATCATCATTCCGAACCAGAAAATCGTCGTGGCAGATTTGCGCGCGGGCCGCACTCCGGATGCAAAATACGGGAAGATCGCCAAGCAGCGGTCCACCCATAACAACTACCTGACCCTGCCGGTGATCTTTCTGATGCTGTCCAACCATTACCCGCTGGCGTTTGCATCAGAATATAACTGGTTGATTGCCGGTCTGGTGTTCCTGATGGGGGTCACGATCCGGCATTTCTTCAACACGATGCATATGGGGGGCGGCTATAAATGGTGGACATGGGGGGCGACAACCGCATTGTTTGTCGCGATTATCCTGCTCTCAAGCGTTGGACAGGCAGCCCGCGAGGACGAAGATCTTGCCAGCCTGCCGCCCTCGGTTGCGCGCTTCACGCAAGACGCACAATTCGAAGATGTCTATTGGACCGTCGTGGGCCATTGCTCGATGTGCCATGCAGATGATCCGGTCTGGCCGGGGCTGCATTGGGCCCCCAAAGGCATCAAGTTGGAAACTGAAGCACAGGTCGCACGTGCCGCCCAGACGATCTATCTGCAATCGGGCATCAGCCATGCCATGCCTCCGGGCGACACGGTTCTGATGGATGCACAGGCCAGAGATGAAATCGCAGACTGGTATCGTCGTGTGACCGGCTCGTGACATTTTCTTGCGAAAAATACTCTGGGGGAGGTCCGCGTAGCGGAACGGGGGCGAAGCCCCCTAGCACGTAAAATCTTGAAAGCCCCGCCCTCTTGGGCGGGGCTTTCGCATTCAGATCAAGCGGGTCTCAGCCGATTGCGGCTTGTTTCACTTCGTCATCGATGAAGGGCACATATTGCGCGAAATTCTCGGCGAACATGGCAATCAGCTTGGCCGCCTGCCGGTCATAGGCATCCGTATCTTCCCATGTGCGGCGCGGGTCCAGAAGAACATCTGCCACACCGGGCACCGAGACGGGCACATCAAAGCCGAAATTCCGATCGCGGCGGAACTCTACCCCTGACAATGACCCGTCCAATGCGGCACTCAGCAGCGCGCGCGTCGCCTTGATCGGCATACGCGAGCCGGTGCCATAGGCGCCGCCCGTCCAGCCGGTGTTGACCAACCAGCAATCCGCGCCGAATTGGGCAATCTTGTTTTGCAACAGCTTGCCATAGACTTCGGGACGGCGTGGCATGAAGGGGGCGCCAAAGCAGGTCGAGAATGTCGGCTGTGGTTCCGTAACCCCCTGTTCGGTGCCCGCCACTTTCGAGGTGAAGCCGGACAGGAAGTGATACATCGCCTGCGCAGGGGTCAGACGTGCGATCGGGGGCAAAACACCAAACGCATCGCAGGTCAGCATGATGATATTCTGGGGCACACCCCCAAGTGAGGTGGGCGAGGCATTCGAGATGGCCTCCAACGGGTAGGCGACCCGTGTATTCGCCGTCAGGCTGTCATCGGTGAAATCCAGCTCCAGCGTGTCGGGGTCATAAACCATATTCTCGACGACGCTGCCGAAACGGCTGGTTGTGGCAAAAATCTCCGGCTCTGCCTCTGCGTCCAGATTGATGGTCTTGGCGTAGCACCCACCCTCGAAATTGAAAATGCCGGTGTCGGACCAGCCATGTTCGTCATCGCCGATCAGAACGCGCGTCGGATCTGCCGAAAGGGTTGTTTTCCCTGTGCCTGACAGGCCAAAGAACACAGCCGCATCGTCAATGTCGTTCAACCCGTGATTGGCCGAGCAATGCATCGGCATGATGCCTTTTTCTGGCAGCAGATAATTCAGCAAAGTGAAGACAGATTTCTTGTTTTCGCCCGCATAGGCCGTGTTGGCAATCAGGATCAGCTTGCGCGACAGGTTCAGCGCGATCACGGTTTCTGAACGGCAGCCGTGGCGTGCCGGATCAGCCTTGAAGCTGGGGCAGTTGATGATGGTGAATTCCGGATCGAATGTCGGCAGTTCTTCGGCTGCCGGACGGCGCAGCAAATGGCGGATGAACAGCCCATGCCATGCCAGTTCCGTGACAACGCGCACATCCAGCCTGTGGGCCGGGTCCGCGCCGCCATACAGGTCTTGGACAAAAAGCTCTTGCCCTTTCACATGCTCCAGCATGTCTGCATGCAGCCTGTCAAAGGCTTCCGGCGACATGGGGGCGTTGTTTTCCCACCAGATTTTATCTTCGACATCTGAGGTACGTACGACGAATTTGTCTTTTGGCGAGCGGCCCGTATGCACGCCGGTCGAGGCCAGAAATGCACCGCCCAAGCCCAGCCGCCCTTCGTCGCGCTTGAGGGCCGCCTCGATCAAGGCAGGCTCCAGCAGGTTATAATGTACCTGCGCGGTGCCGGTAATTCCTTGATGTTCCAAGCGTTTGTTTGGGTTGACTCTGGGTGTAGTCATTTTCACTGCTCCATATGGCGCATGATCCATGGTTCGAACCGGGTTGCGGGCGGACGACAAGAAAGGGCGTAGTGCAGAAGACAAAGTCCCCACGCCTTGCCTATAACACCACGATTGCGGCAAAGCATAGGCTCGTTCGGCGCAGTTAGCGCAATCAAGCTTCCGTTAGCGCAACATTCATAAATTTCTGGCATGCTGAGTGTTGCTATTTCGCATTGCAAACGACGAATCATGGGGCACGTCTCGTGCTTTGCGTTGATTTCAGTTGCTTTTTTTGGGGGTTTGCTGGACTGTAAGGCAAAATTGTGGCGCATATGCCGAGGTGAGCAGTAAAAAAGGACAGTTAAATGTCTAAAATAGCTTTAGTTGATGATGACCGTAACATTTTGACATCTGTTTCGATCTGCCTCGAAGCTGAGGGGTTTGAGGTGGAAACGTATAATGACGGGCAAGCCGCGTTTGACGCGTTCAGCCGTAAAATGCCTGACATGGCTGTGCTGGACATGAAAATGCCGCGCATGGACGGGATGGAGCTTTTGCAACGGCTACGTCAGAAGTCGCAGATGCCAATCATCTTTCTGACATCCAAAGATGACGAGATTGACGAAGTTCTGGGGCTTCGCATGGGCGCGGATGACTATGTCACAAAGCCCTTCTCTCAGCGCTTGCTGGTGGAACGCATCCGCGCGCTTTTGCGGCGCAAACAAGCCAATGAAGCTGGCCCTGACGCGTCGGAAGAGGCCAAGGTCATGGTCCGCGGCCAGCTGGAAATGGACCCGCTGCGCCATCAGGTTAAATGGAAGGGCGAAGATGTGACGCTGACAGTGACAGAATTTCTGTTGCTGCAAGCCCTTGCGCAACGTCCGGGCGTTGTGAAATCGCGCGATCAATTGATGGATGTGGCGTATGAGGATCAGGTTTATGTCGATGACCGCACAATCGACAGCCATATCAAGCGCCTGCGCAAGAAAATGCGCAACGCCGACCCTGAATTTTCGTCGATAGAGACACTTTACGGTATTGGTTACAAATATAACGAAGCCTGACAAAAGATCGGGCGACATAACCCCATAAAAAGCGAGCGGGTGAGCAGGTGCAGACGGAGGCCACGACAGCGAGAGCTGACATCGTTATTGGCGATGATTGGGTCGGACCGGGGGATGCGGTCGAAACCGAAGTGCGTGCGTCGCGTGCGCGCCGCGGTTTCCTTAGCATCTCCGGCTCGCCGCTCGCGCGCAAGATTGCCATGTTCAACCTTGTGGCACTGGTTGTCTTGATCCTTGGGATCATGTTCACTAACCCGTTCCGGCATTCCCTTTTGGATCAGCAAGCCCAGATGATGGGCAATACCGTGCAAATGGTTGCGGATATCGTCTCGATCAGCGGTGATCTTGATGCTGCGCGCGATATCCTTGCCGCCCGACTGTCCTTCGATGAACGCTTCGAGTTGATGTTTGTGAATGCCGACGGTCAGGTCTTGGGGCGTATGGGCGGGACCGAGAGAACCGACACGCAACGGTTTTCCGAACGCGCCACCCCGATAAGCGACCTTCTTGGGGCGATCTGGTCGGGAATGTCATTTCTGACACGCACCCAGACCGAAATCCCCGCCGAAGAAGCATTCGTCCAGATTGCCCCAACAATGTTCGAGCGCAATCAGGCAGGCGAGCGGGCAAGCTACACCTATCGTGACACGTCCGACGGTATGTGGATTGCAGCCAGTGCAGCGGTTATTCAGAATAATGAAATCCTCGGGGCGGTATTCTTGCGGCGCAACTCCGATGATATCGCGCGCATGATGCGCATCGAGCGCGAGCAACTTTTGCAATTCTTCCTGATTGCCGTCGTTGTATCCGTAGGGCTGAGCCTTGTGCTTGCGTCGACCATCGCAAACCCGCTTGCCGATCTGGCAATGGCGGCGGAACTGGGCAAGCGTCGTGATGCGCGCAAAAATTCGCCCGGCGGACGTGTCCGCATTCCCGACCTGTCAGGGCGACCGGATGAAATTGGCGATCTTTCGCGGGCCATGCGCGGCATCGTCAACGCCCTGTATGACCGGGTCGAGGCGAATGAGAGATTTGCGGCTGACGTCTCGCATGAGATCAAGAATCCGCTTGCGTCGTTGCGCTCGGCGGTGGGCAGTTTGCGCATGGCAAAACGCGAAGATCAGATCATTCGGTTGCTGGATGTCATTGAACACGATGTGCGCAGGCTTGACCGGTTGGTGTCGGATACCTCCAATTCATCGCGTCTGGATTCCGAGCTTGTAAAGGAAGAACAGGAAGAATTTGATCTGGTGAACCTGCTCAACAATCTGTGCGAGCACTTGTCACATGAAGCGCGTGAAAAAGGCGTCGAGTTCATTAAAATTCTTCCCGATAATCCCGTTCTGGTCACAGGGCTTGAAGGGCGGTTGGCGCAGGTAATTGTCAATCTTATCACCAATGCGATTTCGTTTTGCAGCGATGGCGATGCGGTGCGGGTCTGGGCGCGCCAGCGCCATGACCGGGTGCTGATCGTGGTCGAGGATACAGGGCCGGGGATTCCAGAGAATGCCTTGAAAAAGGTATTCCAGCGCTTTTACTCGGAACGACCGCCGCAGCAATTTGGCAATCATTCTGGCCTTGGGCCGGCAATATCCAAGCAAATCATTGAAGCGCATCAAGGTGTTATTTGGGCTGAGAATATTCGCGCAAGTGACGCTCCTGATAATAGCGCGTCGCTTGGTGCGCGGTTCGTGGTCGGTTTGCCGTTGTGAGTCTGGTGATTGCGGCAGATCGGGTTCATGGCTCTGCCGTAGCATTCGAAGACTGTGGCAAATATCAAGCGCTGCTTATTCTTGGAAAGTCGGGCGCAGGAAAGTCTGAACTGGCGCTTGAGTTGATGGCTATTGGCGCGGTGCTGGTCTCCGATGACCAGACTCACTTGCGCCGCGCAGGTACAGAGGTTCTCTGCCGCGCGCCGCAGGCTATTCGCGGCCTGATCGAAATGCGTGGTCTGGGAATTTTGCGCGCCGAGACAGTGGCAGAGGCGCCTTTGGTCGCGGTGGTGGACCTCGATCAGATGGAAACCAAGCGCCTGCCGGAGCGCGGTGTTGCAGATGTCCTTGGCGTTGCGATGCCGTGTCTTCGCAACTGCGCGAGCAGGGCTTTCCCAGCGGGTTTGAAGCAATATGTGACGTCTCGAACACGAGAGCGTTGGCAGGACACACCGTAATGATACAGGAGCCCGGACAAACCACAAGCGCCGCGCGGCTAGTGCTGCTGACCGGTCCATCCGGGGCAGGGCGCAGCACAGCCCTGAAAGCGCTGGAGGATGTCGGGTTCGAGGCGATAGACAATATGCCAATTTCGCTTGTGCGTCCGCTAGTGGCCGCACCGTTGGAACGGCCTTTGGCATTGGTGCTGGATTCGCGCAATCGGGATTTCTCGGTCAATGCGTTGCTGGCGCTTGTTGCGGATCTGAGGACAGCCTCGCAGTTCAGGTTTGATCTGGTGTTTCTGGATTGTCCTATGGCCGCCTTGATCCGGCGCTTTTCCGAGACGCGCAGGCGTCACCCTCTTAGCCCTGATGGCACTGTGCGCGACGGGGTGGCGTTGGAAGCGCGTCTGCTTGGCCCCGTGCGTTTGCGCGCAGATGTCCTGATCGAGACTGAAACCCTGACCCCCCATGATCTGCGCGCACGGTTGCACATGCTGTTTGGGGATACGCCCGGCCAGTCAATGCGCGTGCAGATCGAGTCGTTCTCGTATAAGCGTGGTATTCCGGCAGGTGTTGATCTGGTCTTTGACTGCCGGTTTCTCAGCAACCCGCACTGGGAGCAGAGATTGCGGGCATTGGATGGGCGCGACCCAGAGGTTGCCGCGTTTGTTGCTTCGGATATTCGGTTTGATAAGTTCTTCTGGCGCGTTCACGATCTGGTTGAAAGCTTGCTTCCGGAATACGCGCAAGAGCGGAAAACACAGCTGACAATCGGGTTCGGTTGCACCGGTGGGCAACACAGATCGGTTGCAACTGCCGAAAAACTGGCAAATACGCTTGCGCAGACGGAGTGGCAGGTGTCTAAACGACACAGGGAACTGGAACGTATCGCGGCGCAAACCGCGATCACAGGAAACGAATAAGGTTTGTTCGTGATCGGAATCGTGATCGTAGCCCATGGGGGACTTGCGCGAGAGTATCTCGCGGCTATTGAGCATGTGATCGGCAAACAAGCCGGTATTGCAGCTATTTCCATTGAGTATGATCACGACCGTACTGCCAAAAAGGCAGAGATTGCTGCCGCCGCAAACGCTGTCGATAAAGGGGCCGGTGTTGTTGTGGTGACGGATATGTTTGGTGGGTCCCCCTCAAACCTGTCATTGCCAGCATGCGCAGGTCATGACCGGCGCATAATTTACGGTGCGAATCTTCCGATGTTGATCAAGCTGGCAAAGTCGCGCGGTTTGGAACTACAGGCGGCGACCTCTGCGGCACTGGAAGCAGGGCGCAAATACATCAATTCAATAGAGATCGGGCGTTAAGCTGCGAGAACAGGGTTCACACAACTAATGACAGAATTCGATCTTGAGATCATTAATGAAAAAGGTCTGCACGCACGGGCATCGGCAAAATTCGTCGAGGTGGTTGAAGCGCATAGCGCAACTGCCGAAGTCATGAAGGACGGGATGAGCGTTCCGGGCGATTCCATCATGGGACTGCTGATGCTGGCGGCATCTCGGGGGACATCTATTCGAGTCAAAGTGTCGGGTGACGACGCTGAAGCGCTTGCAACAGCCCTGCGAAAGCTGGTGTCGGACCGCTTCGGCGAGGGTATGTAGCCGTAGGTTGCACACATTTTCGCCATAACCTGTGTATGATTTATCACATATCCGTCAAGGCAGCCTGAAATCAGAGTTTATCGTGTAATCGGGTGGAACCTTCCTTTATCATGCTAGTGCCTCGCTTCGGGGTATTTGACAGCTTTGATTTTTTCTGAATCTCTGTGGAGCGTAGCAGCTTTCTGGGGGTGAGATGATGACAAGAGGGTGCAAGCCGAAGTATGTAGTTCGACTGACGACAGAGGAGCGTGAACACCTTGAAGGGATGATCAGAACGGGTCGGCAAGCCGCCTACAGACTGCTGAAGGCGCGGATTTTGCTGAAGGCGGATGTGTCCTCTGATGGCCCGGGATGGGAAGATGCGCGCATTGCCGAGGCATTAGAGACCAGTCTCTCGACTGTTTTCCGCACCCGGCGCCAACTTGTGGAGGAAGGGCTTGAGGCGACTTTAGCGCGCAAAGTTCCAGCGTCGCTTTCACAACCTCGGATCTTCGATGGGCAAGCCGAGGCCAAGCTGATCGCGCTTGCCTGTTCCGAACCACCCGAAGGATATACGCACTGGACACTCAGGTTGTTGGAAAAGCGGGTTGTCGAACTGGGCATTGTTGAGCAGGCCAGTGATACCACAATCCAACGCACGCTTAAAAAAACGCGCTCAAACCGCACCGGAACCGGTACTGGGTAATCCCACCCAAAGCCAACGCTGGTTTCGTGGCGGCCATGGAGAATGTGCTGGACGTCTACACCCGTCCACACGATCAAAACCGTCCGCTGGTTTGTCTGGACGAGACCAGCAAACAATTGACCCGTGAGACCCGCACACCCATTCCCATGCAGCCAGGGCGCGAGGCGCGCCATGACTACGAATATGAACGCGCAGGTGTCGCCAGCCTGTTCATGTTATTCGCTCCTCTGGAGGGCTGGCGCCACGTCGAGATACGCGATCGACGCACTGCCATCGATTATGCCCATATCCTGCGCGATCTGGCTGATCTCCACTTTCCCTATGCCGAAAAGATCGATCTCGTGCAGGATAATCTGAACACCCACAACCCTGCATCGCTGTACGAGGCTTTCCCGCCTGCCCAAGCGCGCCGCATCGCACAACGGTTCGAATGGCACTACACGCCAAAACATGGGTCTTGGCTCAACATCGCTGAATGTGAACTCAGCGTCCTCGCTCGCCAATGTCTGGCCCGGCGCATCCCGGACAAAACTATGCTGAAGGCCGAAGTCGATGCATGGACAACAAATCGCAACTCCCAACGCGCCAAAACCAACTGGCAGTTCACAACTCAAGACGCGCGCACAAAGCTTATCCGGCTTTATCCGCAAATCGAGTGAATCGCAGGACTAGTTGAGTGGCAGAGTGATGAGTGGCAAGTCAGTGCATATCCATGCGCGGCTTGTAGCAAGTCTGCGAATGTGCTCTCTGAAAAAAAGGAACGGTAGAATGAGAATGTATCCGATGTTTGCGAGTGCTGCCTTGGCAGGTCTTATGACAACAGGCGCGATGGCGGGCGATTTTTCGAAATCAGGCCCCGGCATGCAAGAGCCAGTAGTCTCGACTCCTGCAGCCCCTCCTGCGCCTGCGCGCTTTAACTGGACTGGTGGCTATGCCGGTGCAGCATTGGGCTATGGCAATATGTCGTTCAGCGACGGCTTCGATGACAGAAGCAACGCGGCAGGTGGCCTGTTTGCTGGCTACCGTCAGGATATGGGCAATTTTGTTCTGGGCGGCGAAGCACTGCTTGCACCAGCAACATTTGGCACCCTGACATTGCCAGGTGCCAATGGAGATGAAATCAAGGCTGGCGGTTCGTTGCTGTTTACAGCAGGCGTGCCCATCTCTGCTGACGCGCGCACATTGGCTTATGCCGGTGTTGGCCCGTCGATGCTGCGCTCAAGCGGGAGCGCAGGGTCCGAGAATTCGTTTGGTGGCACCGGTGCGATCGGTATCGACCACATGCTTACGGACTCGATCATGGTTCGTGGTTCGGTAAACTACACGGTCATCAACAATGTTGGCCAAGACGATATTAACACCCGGACACTGGGCGCTGGCGTTGGCCTTGGCTTCAAATTCTAAGGCAGTTTTCGCGGTAATCAAAACCGCGATATGCTGATAGGCTAGTATTGATAAACGGCCTCGGAAATTACCGGGGCCGTTTGCATTTCCTCACCGGTCTGGTGTCGCCGGTTCTGCGTCAGTCATCCGCGCCAAGTTTTGGCGCAGGACTGTGTTGCAGGTCCGGATGTGCAGAAAAGTTGAATGGCGAGCGCACGCCTTTCATGCCCTGCATGTCCAGTTCCAGCCCACGTGCAATCACCTGCGGGTCCGCAAATACCTCGGCCATGTCATTTATCGGGCCAGCAGGCACGCCTTGTGATTCACAGGCTGTCAGCAGCGCGTCTTTCGCCCAGTTCTGGGTTTTCTCGCAAATCAGATCAGACAATTCAGTCCCACGGCTGACCCGCTTGGCGTTGTTCTGGTAGTCAGGGTGTTCTGCCAGCGCCTCCAGCCCCAGCAGGTTGCACAGGCGCTGATATTGCGCGTCATTGCCTGTGGCGATGATGATATGTCCATCGCAACAGGGCACGACCTGATAGGGTGCCAGATTGGGGTGAAAATTACCCAGCCGCGTCGGGGCTGTGCCCGTGGCCAGATAGTTCATAGCCTGATTGGCCATAATCGCAACTGCACTGTCCATCAGCGCTAGATCAATATGCTGGCCCAGCCCTGTGCGCGTGCGCTCGTGCAGGGCCGCCAGAATTGCCGTGCTGGCATAAATTCCGGTGATGATGTCGGTGACCGCAACGCCCACCTTATGCGGCATCCCTTCGGCGGGTCCGGTGACCGACATCAGGCCAGACATGCCTTGAATGATATAGTCATAGCCGGCGCGGTGCGCGTATGGTCCGGTCTGGCC comes from the Roseinatronobacter monicus genome and includes:
- the puuE gene encoding allantoinase PuuE, giving the protein MQRYPRNLTGHGATPPDAQWPNGAKLAISLVLNYEEGGENCLLHGDAASEGFLSDIPGAAPWPGQRHWNMESIYDYGARAGFWRLHRLFTARKLPVTIYGVASALARNPEQVAAMKAAEWEIASHGLKWVEHRDMPEEEERAAIAEAIRLHTEVVGTPPLGWYTGRASINTVRLAAETGQFDWISDTYDDDLPHWMEFGPRDQMILPYTLEANDMRFATSPGWVTGADFESYLKDAFDVLYAEGEAGAPKMLSIGLHCRLIGRPGKIAGLMRFLDHALAHEGVWFARRIDIAQHWAKTHPHQRRTRPSQMDKPDFIARFGGIYEHSAWVAERAYDLELGPAHDSAIGLANAMARAFRSAPRDARMAVLRAHPDLAGKLAAAKRLTAESTQEQASAGLDALTDDERIHFQNLNTAYVDKHGFPFIIAVRDNTKATILSAFETRLANDTETEFAKACRQVERIAELRLKEILP
- the uraH gene encoding hydroxyisourate hydrolase gives rise to the protein MAGFLTTHVLDTARGLPAAGMTITLFRLDGDARVELAQHITNADGRTDSPILPQGAFSTGQYELLFAAGEYLCATGQAGADPLFLDEIPIRFGISDPDSHYHVPLLLSPFSFSTYRGS
- a CDS encoding LysR family transcriptional regulator gives rise to the protein MAYLSNVRMFVRVYELGSMSAAARDQRTSPAVASARMAELEKHLGVRLFNRTTRSLKPTSNGQLFYEGALKILEAVSEAEAALTHATAQPRGVLFVAAPLGIGRRLIAPHVPIFKDENPEIELRLRLSDRSIDVTAEGLDVAFHLGPLEDSALKMRVIAECPRILCAAPAYIARRGMPEDGAALVRERHDCLNLRFPGAREFQWRLQTADGPQRFKITGPFESDDGDVLTSWALAGRGIILKPVFEVVEHLLSGALVPVATASPPLPVTLASLTPHRRLRDPKVTIFTDFIALRIKTALSEAEARCAQLPR
- a CDS encoding urate hydroxylase PuuD, with amino-acid sequence MLELAVWGAWAEFAIRWLHVVTAIAWIGSSFYFIALDLGLRKSPDLPKGAYGEEWQVHGGGFYHIQKYLVAPDRLPEHLIWHKWQSYVTWLSGFALLALVYYVGAEFYLIDAETMDLAVWQAITISIASLALGWVIYDRLCKSRFGEDNTRLMMLLFVLLVIMSWGYTQVFTGRAALLHLGAFTATIMSANVFMIIIPNQKIVVADLRAGRTPDAKYGKIAKQRSTHNNYLTLPVIFLMLSNHYPLAFASEYNWLIAGLVFLMGVTIRHFFNTMHMGGGYKWWTWGATTALFVAIILLSSVGQAAREDEDLASLPPSVARFTQDAQFEDVYWTVVGHCSMCHADDPVWPGLHWAPKGIKLETEAQVARAAQTIYLQSGISHAMPPGDTVLMDAQARDEIADWYRRVTGS
- a CDS encoding phosphoenolpyruvate carboxykinase translates to MTTPRVNPNKRLEHQGITGTAQVHYNLLEPALIEAALKRDEGRLGLGGAFLASTGVHTGRSPKDKFVVRTSDVEDKIWWENNAPMSPEAFDRLHADMLEHVKGQELFVQDLYGGADPAHRLDVRVVTELAWHGLFIRHLLRRPAAEELPTFDPEFTIINCPSFKADPARHGCRSETVIALNLSRKLILIANTAYAGENKKSVFTLLNYLLPEKGIMPMHCSANHGLNDIDDAAVFFGLSGTGKTTLSADPTRVLIGDDEHGWSDTGIFNFEGGCYAKTINLDAEAEPEIFATTSRFGSVVENMVYDPDTLELDFTDDSLTANTRVAYPLEAISNASPTSLGGVPQNIIMLTCDAFGVLPPIARLTPAQAMYHFLSGFTSKVAGTEQGVTEPQPTFSTCFGAPFMPRRPEVYGKLLQNKIAQFGADCWLVNTGWTGGAYGTGSRMPIKATRALLSAALDGSLSGVEFRRDRNFGFDVPVSVPGVADVLLDPRRTWEDTDAYDRQAAKLIAMFAENFAQYVPFIDDEVKQAAIG